From the genome of Halobacteriovorax marinus SJ:
ATAAGAGGTTTAGCCATTTAAGCGATGAGCAACTCCTAACGATTCATCGAGAGCTCTCGGAGTCGACCTGGCCAATTAGCCTAGAGGCCGGACAAAGAATTCTTAATTCAAAATTTAGTGAATCCTAGCCTATAGACGTGGTATATTAAAATTGTGATTAGCATCAAGTCTAAGGACGGTAAAAACTATATTCTCAGACCTCTAACAAAAGACGATAAGCACAACTTAGTTGAGGGGCTGAAGAAACTCTCATCGGAATCTATCTACAATCGCTTTCAAGGCTTTAAGAAAGAGTTTAATGAGAGAGAGCTTAGTAACTTAACTGAGCTAGATGGAGTTGACCGCTTTGCTTTTGCACTTGGAGAAGTTAAAGAAAATGGTGAAGTTGAAGGCGTCGGCATAGCCCGTTACCATAGGGATAAAGAGCTAGACCCAGAGAGAGCAGAATTTGCTATCACACTTATTGATCGTATCCAAGGACAGGGCCTTGCCAAGAAGGTCACTCTTGAATTAATAAAAGTTGCAAAATCTAATGGCATTAAGTTTTTAGATGGAACACTCGAGAGTAATAATACAAAGATGATTAACCTCATTCATTCGCTAGAAGGCTTTGAGACTAAGAGACAAGAAGGAAGCCTACTTACAATGGTTGGTGATTTATCATATTACTAAGCCTTCTCATCGCAAATATCCAGGCCTCTTGCCACTACTCACTCCCCTACGCTCAAGGAAGTTCTTATCGACTGCTGCAAGTTTGGAATGGAAAGTATAGCCATACAAAAGAGTTAAAATATGGACTTGATTTCGACTTAAGAGTTGGAACCCCCATTCACGCGGCAAGAAGCGGTATTGTCTATGAAGTAAAGAGTGACTCTAACGTCAGGGGAAAAGATAGATCGTTCATAAAGAAAGCAAATTACATAAGAATCAAGCATAGTGACCAAACCTATTCACTCTACGCTCACCTAAAGTACCAAGGCGTCTTTGTAAAAAAGAATGACGTTATCAAAGAAGGTCAACTTATCGGACTCTCCGGAAACACTGGATATAGCGATGCTCCTCATCTTCACTTTGAAGTTTATAAAATCGATAAAGAGGGGGAAAAAAGAAGGTCACTTCCTGTGACCATAGCAACACAATATGGGTCACTATTTGGCCTAGAACTTGGAAAAAGTTATAGGGCCGTTAAAAACGATAAGCCTTGCCCATGAACTACTACATTGAGCATTCCAAAAGGCAGCGCAATTGAAAAAGTCACAGGAATAAAGATTCCCATACCAATCCCTACTGCAAACGCCATCCATAGCATCTTCAAAAAATGAAGAATTGACTTCATTAACGACTCCATCCATTAATAATTTTGTTCTATATTAATATGCTAAAG
Proteins encoded in this window:
- a CDS encoding M23 family metallopeptidase is translated as MQVWNGKYSHTKELKYGLDFDLRVGTPIHAARSGIVYEVKSDSNVRGKDRSFIKKANYIRIKHSDQTYSLYAHLKYQGVFVKKNDVIKEGQLIGLSGNTGYSDAPHLHFEVYKIDKEGEKRRSLPVTIATQYGSLFGLELGKSYRAVKNDKPCP
- a CDS encoding GNAT family N-acetyltransferase; the encoded protein is MISIKSKDGKNYILRPLTKDDKHNLVEGLKKLSSESIYNRFQGFKKEFNERELSNLTELDGVDRFAFALGEVKENGEVEGVGIARYHRDKELDPERAEFAITLIDRIQGQGLAKKVTLELIKVAKSNGIKFLDGTLESNNTKMINLIHSLEGFETKRQEGSLLTMVGDLSYY